The following proteins come from a genomic window of Drosophila sulfurigaster albostrigata strain 15112-1811.04 chromosome X, ASM2355843v2, whole genome shotgun sequence:
- the LOC133848182 gene encoding uncharacterized protein LOC133848182, whose amino-acid sequence MSCKMSVCALTQPPVPRATRNSNSNSNTNANNTSGAAATSGAAATTPPTTPPTPPPSPQVRIYEDFDRMSAKEVYYNEAGKKVTVKLLHFPDLLPEDIAKLRLDDGDDADDADADDDDGDSIRSGGHNKSSSSHHVDSEDAGSEAETAAVDVSSGGSGGGGSGATKKIFRRKLSGNNMQPRKCSLAFAQAHGIKQRAEKKLSMPTISITANAGEHISLSSALAGRKLSQQLSQPLSMSLATPPRRSHSPLGQSLCPGYIQYSKSLLEVPMPRDYGYASSDDLSSEWDSDVSTSAAPSSSSATVGGGSASPTGSTKKSSGWRKIRNIVQWTPFFQTYKKQRYPWVQLAGHQGNFKAGPEPGTVLKKLCPKEEECFQVLMQDVLRPYVPVYKGQVTSEDGELYLQLQDLLSDYVQPCVMDCKVGVRTYLEEELSKAKEKPKLRKDMYDKMIQIDALAPNAEEHAAKAVTKPRYMVWRETISSTATLGFRIEGIKKSDGTSSKDFKTTKSREQIKLAFSEFLSGHPHILPRYIQRLRAIRATLAVSEFFQTHEVIGSSLLFVHDQTHASVWLIDFAKTVALPEQLHIDHYSAWKVGNHEDGYLIGINNLIDIFVELQAAIESEPSTIASGSGSGSGSGSGSGSGSGSGSASGSGSVSPAPPSSGQDEEATKL is encoded by the exons ATGTCCTGTAAAATGTCTGTGTGCGCTCTCACGCAGCCGCCCGTGCCACGTGCCACacgcaacagcaatagcaacagcaacacgaacGCCAACAACACTTCAGGAGCAGCTGCCACATCAGGTGCCGCTGCCACAACGCCACCAACAACACCGCCAACGCCACCGCCGTCGCCACAAGTGCGCATCTACGAGGACTTTGACAGGATGAGCGCCAAGGAAGTGTACTACAACGAGGCTGGCAAAAAGGTCACCGTGAAGCTGCTGCATTTCCCCGACCTCCTGCCCGAGGACATTGCCAAGCTGCGCTTGGACGATGGCGACGATGCCGacgacgctgacgctgacgatgacgatggcgacaGCATTCGCAGCGGCGGTCACAACaaatcgtcgtcgtcgcatcaCGTCGACAGCGAGGATGCGGGCAGCGAGGCTGAGACAGCTGCCGTTGATGTGAGCAGCGGAGGTTCAggtggcggcggcagcggaGCTACGAAGAAGATCTTTCGCCGCAAACTCTCGGGCAACAATATGCAGCCGAGGAAGTGCAGTCTGGCCTTTGCCCAGGCGCATGGCATTAAGCAGCGGGCGGAGAAGAAACTCTCGATGCCCACCATCAGCATTACGGCCAATGCGGGGGAGCACATCAGCCTCTCGTCGGCGCTCGCCGGTCGCAAGCTATCCCAACAGCTGTCGCAACCGTTGTCCATGTCGCTGGCGACGCCGCCGCGTCGCTCGCACTCACCGCTGGGCCAGAGTCTGTGTCCCGGCTACATTCAATACTCCAAATCGCTGCTGGAGGTGCCGATGCCTCGCGATTACGGCTATGCCAGCAGCGATGATCTAAGCTCCGAGTGGGACTCCGATGTGTCCACATCGGCCGCCCCATCGTCGTCGTCCGCAACGGTCGGGGGTGGCTCAGCCTCGCCCACAGGCAGCACGAAGAAG AGCTCCGGCTGGCGCAAGATACGCAATATTGTGCAGTGGACGCCCTTCTTTCAGACGTACAAGAAGCAGCGTTATCCGTGGGTCCAGCTAGCCGGACATCAGGGCAACTTCAAAGCAGGTCCCGAACCGGGCACCGTACTCAAGAAGCTCTGCCCCAAGGAGGAGGAATGCTTTCAGGTGCTCATGCAGGATGTGCTGCGTCCGTATGTGCCCGTCTACAAGGGCCAGGTGACCAGCGAGGATGGTGAAC TCTATTTGCAACTGCAGGATCTGCTTAGCGACTATGTGCAGCCTTGCGTGATGGACTGCAAGGTGGGCGTGCGCACCTATCTCGAGGAGGAGCTATCGAAGGCCAAGGAGAAGCCCAAGCTGCGCAAGGATATGTACGACAAAATGATACAGATCGACGCCCTGGCTCCCAATGCCGAAGAGCACGCAGCCAAGGCGGTGACGAAGCCACGCTACATGGTCTGGCGTGAGACCATCTCAAGCACAGCCACGCTGGGCTTTCGCATTGAG GGCATCAAGAAGAGCGACGGCACCAGTTCCAAAGATTTTAAAACGACCAAGTCACGCGAACAAATCAAATTGGCCTTCTCCGAGTTTCTCAGCGGCCATCCACATATTCTG CCACGCTATATACAACGATTGCGGGCCATTCGCGCCACCTTGGCCGTATCGGAGTTCTTTCAGACACACGAGGTGATCGGCAGCTCGCTGCTCTTTGTGCACGATCAGACGCATGCGAGCGTTTGGCTAATTGATTTCGCCAAGACGGTGGCATTGCCCGAGCAGCTGCACATCGATCACTACTCGGCCTGGAAGGTGGGCAATCATGAGGATGGCTATTTGATTGGCATCAACAATCTCATTGACATATTCGTCGAGCTGCAGGCGGCCATCGAATCGGAGCCATCGACAATCGCATCTGGTTCGGGATCAGGATCAGGATCGGGATCGGGATCGGGCTCGGGATCTGGTTCAGGATCAGCATCGGGTTCAGGTTCGGTATCGCCGGCGCCACCTTCCAGTGGCCAAGATGAGGAGGCCACCAAATTGTGA